Sequence from the Gemmatimonadota bacterium genome:
CCCTGATAAGCTGCAAATCATGAAAAACGGATTGTCCTTGTTTTCCTCTACAAAGGCAGCAGCCCGTCCGCCAATCCACCAGTCGCGCGTTTGCTCTAATCTCAAGCTGGTCGTAAATCCCTTAAATGCCGCCGCACAATTGTCTCCACCCCGACCAATCCCACGCGCTTCCCGCTCGCCCGTCCCCGTCTCCGCCCAATCTCGATGTTCCGCCACAAAGTGGCTGTCCATACGCTCGCCCGTCTCGTGAAACGGCCCTGCCCGATGATCAAATCCGTAATAGTTGTCGCGTTCAATAGCCGCCTGATACGGTATTGTATGCATCTTGCCAAAGGCACCCGTTACAAAACCCGCCTGTCCAAACGCCTTTCCCATTGTCCACTCGGGGATTTGTACGGGATTTAATAAATGCCGATTGGAATAAATTCCCGACTGAAATGCATATCGCCCGTGCAACATCGAATGGCGACTCGGCAAACACGGCGATACAGCACACGTTGCCTGCGTAAACCGCATGCCCTCCCGAGCCAAACGATCATACGCTGGTGTCTGCAACTCCGGATAACCCGCACACCCGAGGAAGGAATGCGCGTGTTGATCGTTCATTAAAATCACAACATTCATAACTATTCTCCATCGAGCAATCAGTAAATGTATCGCACCCGCCTGAACTCACCGAGCATCGGGTCCTTCACGCGTTCCATGTGATCTTGCATGCATTGCATCAGCGATTCCTGCAATGCCTTGTGTGTCTCGTGACCGTAGAGGTTGTGCAATTCGTGCGGATCGTTTTCGAGATCATAGAGCTCTCCAATATCCGATTGATTAAACGCGAACTTGTGCGTCCTGGTGCGCACCATACGAGACTTGTGCTCCTGAATCTGACCGTTGAACTGACAATACACGCTGTCACGCCCCGTCGGTTCATCCTCTCCCTTCAATAGTGGAAGAATGCTCTGCGTGTCGGGTACAATATCGGGGTGCAGACCTGCGGCTTCCAGAAAACTCGGAAACAGATCCTGCAGATAGATAAATTCGTCGTTCTCCCGGCCCGGCTGACGGCATTCGGGATGCGCTGCAATCAGAGGCAGGCGAAAACTCTCCTCATCGAAAAAAGGCCCTTTTTCAAACAGCTTGTGTGCGCCCATATTGTCTCCGTGGTCGGTGGAAAATACAACAAGCGTGTTTTCCGCCAGGCCGAGTGTTTCCAACTCAGAAAGCATACGCCCCACCAGATCATCGATCATCGTCATATACCCCCAGTAGCGCGCCGTGATCTCCGCCCATTCGTCCCAGTTGTTGGGATCAATTCCCCAATAACGAGATACCAGAGTCTGCACATAGGGACGATTCTCCAGCGTATCGTAGAAACTCGGGTCCTCCGGAATTGACTTCGGGTCGTACATTGAGTAATACGGTTCCGGTACGATACACGGACTGTGTGGGCCCCAGAAATTAGTCCAGATAAAAAAGGGATCCTCTTCCTGCGCATACGCCTGCATAAGCTCAACCGTTTCCGAGGCAACCAGGGCTTCGAAATTGTGCTCAATAGTTCCGGCGTGAAGGCCGTGCAATTCCCGATTTCGCTGCCCTGGATTTCCCTGAGCATAAAACGCTTCTATAAGCTCTGGAGGTTCCAGATTCTTCTCGTTCAAATAGTCCAGATAATTTCTCGCAATCTGGGAATCCTTCCGCGCACCGCTCTTGATACCTGGCATATTGATATTGGATGCGGGATAGCCATATCCGGGGAAATCTCTTTTACAGCGAAATCCCCAATCACTTGGATTCTTCTGGTGATCCACATGCCATTTTCCCGCATATCCCAGGTTGTATCCTGCCCGGGGTAGCTCTGTCGAGAAATTGGGAAGCGACTGATCCAACTGCCCACCGTTGGTTTCAACCCCGGTAATGTGACCGTACCGACCTGTAAATAACGCGGCCCGACCGGGCGCACATGGGATGATAAGCGGAAAAGCGTTGTTGAAACGCACACCCCGGCTTGCCAGGCTGTCAATATGTGGTGTTCTGCACTGGGAGGCGCCATAACAACCCAGCAGATCCCAGCGCTGTTGATCCGTTAGAATGAGCAGAATATTCGTTTTCTCTTGCATACTCGTGTCCTCACAATTTTCCTCTGTTGATGGCCTAATCTGCCAGCCCATCCTGGTTTTCATCGTCTATGCCGGCATAGGGGCTTTCGACGATTGCTTCCCAGGCCACCCGACGCATAATCCTATCAACCCGTTCGGGAATCCCTTCCGGCACGTAATCGGCGATGGTTTCCGGACTTCTCCGGTAAAGCATTCCGAAATACATATATCCCGCCAGTTGCTCAATCCCACTTGTTCTGGATAGGTGACCGCCGTCTCGATAGATCCCGCGTTTGCCGGCTCGTCCCCGATTTTCATCGATGCAGTCAAATTCTGGCAGTTTCCCTTCATGGTACAACCGGATCATTTTCATGACGGCTTCTCCCGCTGGGATCATGTGAACTTTTCCAGGGTATTTCTCTTTCAAACGGGTGTATAGCAGTTCATCGATGGTTTTTTGCAGGTATTTGTGATCGGCCTCCAGGCTGGCCATTACCTCATCGGGCTGCTTTTCCTTGTAAGCGGGGAGATGTCGTGGCCATCCGTCCTGGATATAGAATCTCATTTCGGGATTGTTCTCAAGGCAGAAGTCGATCCACTGTGTGTAATACTCGGGCAGGTCATCGTAATAGCAACCCCAGGTCATGACGTCCCATTCGCCAGTCGCAATCGCGGGCAGCAAAATGGGCGCAGGGGGTGTGTCTTCGTTCCATTTGCCGAATTCTTTGAGCCATATTGCATTGGCGGCTCCTGTCGATCCGCCCCCTCCGTGGACGCGCTGGCGATGGTCCGTGTATCCCGCCGCCCCGGCAATTTCGAGGAGCTTGTTTCGGCCCGGTGCAACCCAGCTATGTCCTGTCATTACGATTCGAAGTCCATTCCCTTTCTCAAAGGATAGGGGACCTCGTTGCGCCGAGTTTTTCCCCATTTCTATGAATTTGGCGAACTCGGCTTTGTCCGGTTTGTGAATCAGGGTCTTTTGTATCCGCGCGCCAGTCCGGTTGGGTTGCGTGCTGTTCGGCCCAATTGTTTCGGCCTGATATGCGCGCCATTCCGCTGCTGTAAGAATTCCGTCCTTATTCTTATCCGCTTTGGGGTACTGCGCCAGGAATCTTTTGAAGCGCGGATCCGTCTCCGATGTTCTCTGTTGTGCCAGAGCCAGTCCCGTAAAACTGCAAAGGCAAAATACAAAGATGAACCATTTTGTTTTCATCGGCTGTTTCTCCGTGTTAGAATAGGGAAATACACCTGACAATATAGCTTCCAATACCGGTCATTCTCTGCGTATTTACTCTATGTTCTCCACAGCCTGGCGACGGCGGCGGCGGGCAAGTTCGCGCAGATCAACAACCTCATCTGTTTCATCCACAATTTCACGTCCGATTATCTCTTCAAGCACGTCTTCCAGGGTCACCACACCAGCCAATCCACCGTATTCATCAATCACGACAAACAGATGTTGCCTGCGCTCAAGAAACATGCGCAACACCCGTTCCAATGTCAGCGTTTCCACCACAAAGTGCGCGCCACGAGAGAGACTTTGAATGGGAATATCTTCGCGACCTTCGGCAGCCGACGACAAAATATCCCGACGGTACACAATCCCAACAACATCTTCGGCATCTTCATCTACTATGGGAATGCGACTATACGATGGAACACCAATTTGCAACACCTCATTTACTTTTTGCTGGGCTTGAAGCGAATAAATGACCGTGCGCGGTGTCATTATTTCCTGAACTGTTTTCTCTTTTAACAATAGAATATTCTGAATGGCACTGCCTTCTTCTGCATTAATGGTTCCCGCATGTCGCCCCATATTTACCAATGCTATGAGTTCCTCTGAAGATACGACATGTTCAACTTTACCATGAGATATTAGCCGCGTCACAAATTGGCACAGCCAGATAATCGGTGCTTGTATCCAGATCAAGACCTGGATGGGATAGGCAATCAAGGACACAAGGTGCCGGGCATAAACCACGCCAATTGTCTTTGGAATAATCTCAGAAAATAAAAGTATCACCAGGGTAAATACCACTGAAAAATGCGGCAACCACGGCTCACCCAGAACTTCTGCAGCTGCCGCTCCGGCAAGGGCGGCACCACCCGTATGTGCAATTGTGTTAAGGGATAGGATACCCGCAATAGGCACATCCACATTTTCTCTAAACTTTTTCAATAACCGGCCAGAAACACTGCCAGTTTTTGCCAGCGATTCGATATGACCAATAGGAACTGAATACAATGCCGCTTCAAAAAGTGAACACATAAAAGAAAAGAAAACGGCAAAACTCGCAAAAAAAATCAATTCAAACATTTGATAACTCCTCTCTGTCTAAAATGATTCGGCTTTTTCAGAATAATCTGTAAGGTCCGAATCGCGGTTGCTCTCTTAACAATATAGTTTCCGATACCGGTCATTTCCAGCGATATTTCTCTATGTCGAGGAATATCGGAAAGGAGAGCGATCGGTCACATGAGCCAATACGATGCGAAGCTGAATTACCCGAACCAAATTCCTCTTGCATGGGAAAGAGAGAACCCATTTATTTTTCTTTCCGCAGGCTTGCAACAATTATAGAAGGTTGCGCCATACTCAGAAAACATTTTACAGGAGGAACGAAATGACTTCCAATCAGGACTGGTGGCCAGATCAATTGGACCTGAAGGGTCTCCGCCAGAATTCACCCCTGTCCGATCCAATGGACAAGGATTTCGACTACGCTGAGGCGGTTAAGACGCTTGACGTCGATGAACTGAAGAAGGACATCGAAGAG
This genomic interval carries:
- a CDS encoding sulfatase-like hydrolase/transferase codes for the protein MQEKTNILLILTDQQRWDLLGCYGASQCRTPHIDSLASRGVRFNNAFPLIIPCAPGRAALFTGRYGHITGVETNGGQLDQSLPNFSTELPRAGYNLGYAGKWHVDHQKNPSDWGFRCKRDFPGYGYPASNINMPGIKSGARKDSQIARNYLDYLNEKNLEPPELIEAFYAQGNPGQRNRELHGLHAGTIEHNFEALVASETVELMQAYAQEEDPFFIWTNFWGPHSPCIVPEPYYSMYDPKSIPEDPSFYDTLENRPYVQTLVSRYWGIDPNNWDEWAEITARYWGYMTMIDDLVGRMLSELETLGLAENTLVVFSTDHGDNMGAHKLFEKGPFFDEESFRLPLIAAHPECRQPGRENDEFIYLQDLFPSFLEAAGLHPDIVPDTQSILPLLKGEDEPTGRDSVYCQFNGQIQEHKSRMVRTRTHKFAFNQSDIGELYDLENDPHELHNLYGHETHKALQESLMQCMQDHMERVKDPMLGEFRRVRYIY
- a CDS encoding hemolysin family protein — its product is MFELIFFASFAVFFSFMCSLFEAALYSVPIGHIESLAKTGSVSGRLLKKFRENVDVPIAGILSLNTIAHTGGAALAGAAAAEVLGEPWLPHFSVVFTLVILLFSEIIPKTIGVVYARHLVSLIAYPIQVLIWIQAPIIWLCQFVTRLISHGKVEHVVSSEELIALVNMGRHAGTINAEEGSAIQNILLLKEKTVQEIMTPRTVIYSLQAQQKVNEVLQIGVPSYSRIPIVDEDAEDVVGIVYRRDILSSAAEGREDIPIQSLSRGAHFVVETLTLERVLRMFLERRQHLFVVIDEYGGLAGVVTLEDVLEEIIGREIVDETDEVVDLRELARRRRRQAVENIE